The genomic interval TCCTCGTCGCCGCCGGCTTTGCCGCGCACCGCGGCCTGCTCGACTGGCCTGTCGTGGTCATGGTGGCGATTGCAGGGGCGACGCTGGGCGACCAGTTGGCTTTCTTGGTCGGGCGCATGAAGGGTGAAGTTCTGATCCAACGCTTTCCCGCCCTGGCGCAGCGCAAACCGCGGATTCACGAACTGCTGTCGCGCCACGACGCCATTTTCATTCTCACGGTCAGATTTCTTTACGGACTGCGCATCGCCGGTCCGCTGATCCTGGGATCGAGCCGGGTGCCGTTGCTGCGCTTCTCGCTGCTCGACCTGACGGGGGCCACCTTGTGGGCCGTAGTTGTCTCCGGGGCCGGATATCTCTTCGGTTTTGCCATCAACGCCGTGGTCCCTGAACTAAAACGCATCGAAGAGTTCATATTGGTCGGCATACTGGTGCTGGGTGTCGTCGTCTGGCTGTGGCGAAGGGTTCGCCCCCCGACGCGGGATCGGGCCGGCGTTGAGGAACGGCGGAGGTAATGATCTTGTGGCCCAGCCGGAATGCCGAAAGCTCGCCTGACTTGGCGAACCTAACCATCAGAACTTATTTGAAAGTCGAAAATGGACAAGAAACCCGAGACCAGCACCGCGAGCGAGCC from Sulfurimicrobium lacus carries:
- a CDS encoding DedA family protein gives rise to the protein MISAFVASYGYFAVFAGTLLEGETILVAAGFAAHRGLLDWPVVVMVAIAGATLGDQLAFLVGRMKGEVLIQRFPALAQRKPRIHELLSRHDAIFILTVRFLYGLRIAGPLILGSSRVPLLRFSLLDLTGATLWAVVVSGAGYLFGFAINAVVPELKRIEEFILVGILVLGVVVWLWRRVRPPTRDRAGVEERRR